The following are from one region of the Cervus canadensis isolate Bull #8, Minnesota chromosome 21, ASM1932006v1, whole genome shotgun sequence genome:
- the LOC122423649 gene encoding small ubiquitin-related modifier 1-like, with protein MSDQEAKPSTEDWGDKREGEYIKLTVIGQDSSEIHFKVKMMTHLKKCQESYCQRQGVPMNSLRFLFEGQRIADNHTPKELGMEEEDVIEVYQEQTGGHSTV; from the coding sequence ATGTCTGACCAGGAAGCAAAACCTTCAACCGAGGACTGGGGGGATAAGAGGGAAGGAGAATATATTAAGCTCACAGTCATTGGACAGGATAGCAGTGAGATTCACTTTAAAGTGAAAATGATGACACATCTCAAGAAATGCCAAGAATCATACTGTCAAAGACAGGGAGTTCCCATGAATTCACTCAGGTTTCTCTTTGAAGGTCAGAGAATTGCTGATAATCACACTCCGAAAGAACTGGGAATGGAGGAAGAAGATGTGATTGAAGTTTATCAGGAACAAACAGGGGGTCATTCAACGgtttag